CGAGGGCGAAATCCCAAAATTATAATCCACCAGTCGGTCGTATTAAAGAGGTGTTAAAAGGAGCAACGAAGCAGGATATCCAAAAAGTGAAAGGTGCATGGGCACAGGTCCTTGGACAGCTTCAAAAATCACAAGCAGCACTTTTAGCAGAAGCAGAACCGGTTGCGGCATCTTCTAGTGCATTTGTGGTAAAATTCAAGTATGATATTCATTGTAAAATGGTTGCCGAAAATACAGACTTTACAGCAATGTTTTCACAATATCTATATCAGTTAACAGATTCAAAATACGATTTACTCTGTATTCCAGATGAAGAGTGGTTTAAACTCCGTGAAGAGTTCATTAAAGAAAATCACCTAGCTGATAAAAAGGAATCAACTGATCATAATGATGAAGTAGCAGCTCAAGCTGAACAACCATTTATAGAAGAAATAAATGAGGTTTCTACTGAAGACCCATTAGTATCAGAAGCTGAGAAATTGTTTGGTAAAGATTTTGTTGAGGTAGTAGAAGACTAATTATTAGGAGGATATGAAATTATGCGTGGAATGGGCAATATGCAGGGTATGATGAAAAAAATGCAAAAAATGCAAAAAGAAATGATGCAAGCACAAGAGGAATTAAACGCGAGGGAGTTTGAAGGTGCTGCAGGTGGCGGTATGGTGAAAATCACTATGAACGGCCAAAGAGAAGTGCTTGGAATAAAATTAGACCCATCTGTTGTAGATCCTGAAGATGTTGAAATGTTAGAAGACCTATTAGTTATTGCAACTAATGATGCTTTAAAGAAAGTAGAAGAAACAACTACTTCAACAATGGGTAAATTCACTCAAGGCTTAAACCTTCCATTCTAGGAGGAACATAAATGTATTACCCTGAACCAATATCAAAGCTAATCGATAGCTTTATGAAATTGCCAGGAATCGGACCGAAGACTGCGGCTCGACTGGCATTTTTCGTTTTAACTATGAAAGAAGATACCGTATCAACCTTTGCAAAGGCTTTAATCGATGCGAAACGTAATTTAACCTATTGTTCGGTTTGTGGACATATCACAGACGTGGATCCTTGCCAAATTTGTTCAGATAAACAAAGAGATGTTTCAACAATCTGTGTTGTTCAAGATCCAAAGGACGTAATTGCAATGGAGAAAATGCGTGATTATCAGGGACTTTATCATGTTCTTCATGGCGCGATTTCACCAATGGATGGCGTTGGACCTGAAGATATCAATGTTGCATCATTAATTACCCGTTTGCAGGATGAACGTGTACAAGAGTTAATATTAGCGACAAACCCTACTATTGAGGGTGAGGCTACAGCAATGTATATTTCCCGCTTAGTAAAACCTTCGGGGATTAAAACAACTCGCATTGCCCACGGTCTACCTGTTGGCGGCGATTTGGAATATGCAGATGAGGTTACATTATCTAAGGCGTTAGAAGGCCGCAGAGAATTGTAAAAAAACCTTTATTAAAAGGTGCGTTGTTTTATATTAAGCTAAGGTGAGTGAGCTGTTCGGATGTTTCATCGTAAAAGCAAGCTAAAAAGGGAATATGATGATAAATTAAGAAATCTTATTTTAGAAACAAAAGAAGAATGGAACAGTGCAAAAGTAATTGAAGAATTGCTCGATGATTATGATTTAGACGTTATCGCACAAAGGAAAAAAGCAGAAAGTATTCATTTTTACTTATTTAAAGAGGCGAGAATTCGAAAAATATTAATTAAGTAACATAAATATGAGTAGCAGCAAAAGCATATGCTCCTATGAATAAATTTTTTAAAAAGGAGTATTTGATGTTAACGTACATATCTGTTGGCATAATTTGCGCGCTACTTATTTTTGGTTTTCTTCTAATAGGAAAGAAAGTTGGTTTTGATGTTGTTTTTGAAAAACTTGCGATTATTTGGTTTAGACTCGCATGTTCATTTGCCATCTTATATATAGCACACATTATCGCAGATGGTTATAATATCGTAGTACCAGTAAATCTATTTTCAGCTGTAACAATTACAATCCTAGGAATCCCCGGTTTAATATGTATAGGGGTATTAACAATTTTTCAATAAAAAATTAAAAAAAGTATTGCAATGCATATATGAACATGGTATATTAATTAAGTCGCTACGAGATACATCAAAAAAATGATAAAAATATCAAAAACATGTTGTATTTAAATTGCGATTATGATATAATATTAATGTCGCTTTACTAAATATAGTAATCATATATTTAAATAAAGCTTGCATAATGAACCTTGAAAACTGAACAACAAAACGTTAATGAATTAAACGTTTCTACATTAACCCTCGTTAATGAGAAACAAAATTTTGGACATCAAACATGATGCCAGCAAAAATTTGAGCTATATCAAATTTTCTTTTATGGAGAGTTTGATCCTGGCTCAGGACGAACGCTGGCGGCGTGCCTAATACATGCAAGTCGAGCGGACGGATGGGAGCTTGCTCCCTGAAGTTAGCGGCGGACGGGTGAGTAACACGTGGGCAACCTGCCCTATAGTTGGGGATAACTCCGGGAAACCGGGGCTAATACCGAATGATACATTTCATCTCCTGTTGAAATGTTGAAAGATGGTTCTGCTATCGCTATAGGATGGGCCCGCGGCGCATTAGCTAGTTGGTGAGGTAACGGCTCACCAAGGCGACGATGCGTAGCCGACCTGAGAGGGTGATCGGCCACACTGGGACTGAGACACGGCCCAGACTCCTACGGGAGGCAGCAGTAGGGAATCTTCCACAATGGGCGAAAGCCTGATGGAGCAACGCCGCGTGAGTGAAGAAGGTTTTCGGATCGTAAAACTCTGTTGTAAGGGAAGAACAAGCACAGTAGTAACTGGCTGTACCTTGACGGTACCTTATTAGAAAGCCACGGCTAACTACGTGCCAGCAGCCGCGGTAATACGTAGGTGGCAAGCGTTGTCCGGAATTATTGGGCGTAAAGCGCGCGCAGGCGGTCCTTTAAGTCTGATGTGAAAGCCCTCGGCTCAACCGAGGAGGGTCATTGGAAACTGGAGGACTTGAGTGCAGAAGAGGAAAGTGGAATTCCAAGTGTAGCGGTGAAATGCGTAGAGATTTGGAGGAACACCAGTGGCGAAGGCGACTTTCTGGTCTGTAACTGACGCTGAGGCGCGAAAGCGTGGGGAGCAAACAGGATTAGATACCCTGGTAGTCCACGCCGTAAACGATGAGTGCTAAGTGTTAGGGGTTTCCGCCCCTTAGTGCTGCAGCTAACGCATTAAGCACTCCGCCTGGGGAGTACGGTCGCAAGACTGAAACTCAAAGGAATTGACGGGGGCCCGCACAAGCGGTGGAGCATGTGGTTTAATTCGAAGCAACGCGAAGAACCTTACCAGGTCTTGACATCCCACTGACCGCTATGGAGACATAGCTTTCCCTTCGGGGACAGTGGTGACAGGTGGTGCATGGTTGTCGTCAGCTCGTGTCGTGAGATGTTGGGTTAAGTCCCGCAACGAGCGCAACCCTTGTCCTTAGTTGCCATCATTTAGTTGGGCACTCTAAGGAGACTGCCGATGACAAATCGGAGGAAGGTGGGGATGACGTCAAATCATCATGCCCCTTATGACCTGGGCTACACACGTGCTACAATGGACGGTACAAACGGTTGCGAAGTCGCGAGATGGAGCTAATCTGATAAAACCGTTCTCAGTTCGGATTGTAGGCTGCAACTCGCCTACATGAAGCTGGAATCGCTAGTAATCGCGGATCAGCATGCCGCGGTGAATACGTTCCCGGGCCTTGTACACACCGCCCGTCACACCACGAGAGTTTGTAACACCCGAAGTCGGTGAGGTAACCTTTTGGGGCCAGCCGCCGAAGGTGGGACAGATGATTGGGGTGAAGTCGTAACAAGGTAGCCGTATCGGAAGGTGCGGCTGGATCACCTCCTTTCTAAGGATATATAACGGAAATAAGCTCTAAGAGCTTATACATTAACGTTTTGTGTTCAGTTTTGAAGGTTCAACGAAAGATGACTTCAAACTTGTTCTTTGAAAACTGGATAAAACGACATTGATATAATAAGCAATTAGTTCAAGAATTTTATTGTAAGTCTAAATCTTCTCTTTAAGAGAAGTAATAACTTTTAGGTTAAGTTATTAAGGGCGCACGGTGAATGCCTTGGCACTAGGAGTCGATGAAGGACGGCACTAACACCGATATGCCTCGGGGAGCTGTAAGTAAGCTTTGATCCGGGGATTTCCGAATGGGGGAACCCACTATGCGTAATGGCATAGTATCTTCACGTGAATTCATAGCGTGTTGAAGACAGACCCAGGGAACTGAAACATCTAAGTACCTGGAGGAAGAGAAAGAAAATTCGATTCCCTGAGTAGCGGCGAGCGAAACGGGAAGAGCCCAAACCAAGAGGCTTGCCTCTTGGGGTTGTAGGACACTCTACATGGAGTTACAAAAGAATGGATTAGACGAAGCGATCTGGAAAGGTCCGCTATAAAAGGTAAAAGCCCTGTAGTCAAAAGTTCATTCACTCTTGAGTGTATCCTGAGTACGGCGGAACACGTGAAATTCCGTCGGAATCCGGGAGGACCATCTCCCAAGGCTAAATACTACCTAGTGACCGATAGTGAACCAGTACCGTGAGGGAAAGGTGAAAAGCACCCCGGGAGGGGAGTGAAATAGAACCTGAAACCGTGTGCCTACAAGTAGTTAGAGCCCGTTAATGGGTGATAGCGTGCCTTTTGTAGAATGAACCGGCGAGTTACGATTACGTGCAAGGTTAAGCCGAGAAGGCGGAGCCGCAGCGAAAGCGAGTCTGAATAGGGCGAATGAGTACGTGGTCGTAGACCCGAAACCAGGTGATCTACCCATGTCCAGGGTGAAGGTGAGGTAACACTTACTGGAGGCCCGAACCCACGCACGTTGAAAAGTGCGGGGATGAGGTGTGGGTAGCGGAGAAATTCCAATCGAACTTGGAGATAGCTGGTTCTCTCCGAAATAGCTTTAGGGCTAGCCTCGTGAATTAGAATACTGGAGGTAGAGCACTGTTTGGACTAGGGGGCATCTCGCTTTACCGAATTCAGACAAACTCCGAATGCCAGATATTTATACACGGGAGTCAGACTGCGAGTGATAAGATCCGTAGTCAAAAGGGAAACAGCCCAGACCACCAGCTAAGGTCCCAAAGTAATCGTTAAGTGGAAAAGGATGTGGCGTTGCTTAGACAACCAGGATGTTGGCTTAGAAGCAGCCATCATTTAAAGAGTGCGTAATAGCTCACTGGTCGAGTGACGCTGCGCCGAAAATGTATCGGGGCTAAACGATTCACCGAAGCTGTGGATTGACATCTACGATGTCAGTGGTAGGAGAGCGTTCTAAGTGCGTTGAAGTCAGACCGGAAGGACTGGTGGAGCGCTTAGAAGTGAGAATGCCGGTATGAGTAGCGAAAGATGGGTGAGAATCCCATCCACCGTATGACTAAGGTTTCCTGAGGAAGGCTCGTCCGCTCAGGGTTAGTCGGGACCTAAGTCGAGGCCGATAGGCGTAGACGATGGACAACAGGTTGATATTCCTGTACCACCTCCCCGCCGTTTGAGTAATGGGGGGACGCAGTAGGATAGGGAAAGCGTGCCGTTGGTTGTGCACGCCCAAGCAGTAAGGCGTGGAAGTAGGAAAATCCGCTTCCTAATACGCCCAGCTGTGATGGGGAGCGATTCATCGCGAAGTTCCTGATTTCACACTGCCAAGAAAAGCCTCTAGCGAGGCGGGAGGTGCCCGTACCGCAAACCGACACAGGTAGTCGAGGAGAGAATCCTAAGGTGTGCGAGAGAACTCTCGTTAAGGAACTCGGCAAAATGACCCCGTAACTTCGGGAGAAGGGGTGCTCTCGAGAGAGAGCCGCAGTGAATAGGCCCAGGCGACTGTTTAGCAAAAACACAGGTCTCTGCAAAACCGTAAGGTGAAGTATAGGGGCTGACGCCTGCCCGGTGCTGGAAGGTTAAGAGGAGGGGTTAGCGCAAGCGAAGCTCTGAATTGAAGCCCCAGTAAACGGCGGCCGTAACTATAACGGTCCTAAGGTAGCGAAATTCCTTGTC
Above is a genomic segment from Lysinibacillus sp. PLM2 containing:
- a CDS encoding nucleoid-associated protein; amino-acid sequence: MRGMGNMQGMMKKMQKMQKEMMQAQEELNAREFEGAAGGGMVKITMNGQREVLGIKLDPSVVDPEDVEMLEDLLVIATNDALKKVEETTTSTMGKFTQGLNLPF
- the recR gene encoding recombination protein RecR — its product is MYYPEPISKLIDSFMKLPGIGPKTAARLAFFVLTMKEDTVSTFAKALIDAKRNLTYCSVCGHITDVDPCQICSDKQRDVSTICVVQDPKDVIAMEKMRDYQGLYHVLHGAISPMDGVGPEDINVASLITRLQDERVQELILATNPTIEGEATAMYISRLVKPSGIKTTRIAHGLPVGGDLEYADEVTLSKALEGRREL